The Etheostoma cragini isolate CJK2018 chromosome 10, CSU_Ecrag_1.0, whole genome shotgun sequence nucleotide sequence TAGTTAAATATTATACTTTAAATCTGAATGAATACACCAAACTACAAACGTTCTGGAAGTATAGTTTATTACCACATAAGCAGTACATATTTACCTCATCACTTcactaaatatatttaaatatagtttgtttctttgtgggTTATGACAAAGGCACTCACCAATGCGTGTAACATGGGTATCAAACAAGGAACAGTCATTAGGTGGGATTTTGTGCAAATCTTATAATAgtacatgtgtacatacatgcacatacgCTGAAGAACACACTCTACACAATATGTCTCTGGAAAATTTAACCACACTCTCATATGCAATcaggataaaaataaacagcttCTTTAAAGGATTGTCAATGGCAGTATTAACCTTGAACCTCAACAACTCAGCAGGTCAGTCAAGTCATTTGGCAGCTGAACACATGGAATATAGAAAGGTACACTATTACAGGAGTACTACACAGTCAGCTGAGCCTCTCGAGGACTTGAAGAACGATGCTGTGAAATAAGCCTGTCTGCCCATTGCTCTCCTGAGTAATTAGAACCCGTCCATCAGGTCGAGGTCTGTGGACGAGGACCAACTCTCCTTGAAGCAGACTAAGCTCTGAGTCTGTCTGGGCTAAATGTGTTGTCGTCACTCTGtgtctggaaaacaaaaacaaaagatgccATATGTTTTTGTCCAGTCCGTCAAATCAAGCAGCCCTACTGATAATcaatgtgctttttattttcaaggacaaacagacaaatcCAACGTACCTGCTGGGGCTAAACTGAGCTGAAACAGCTGTTAGCGACGGCTGTGACAACattggtttttgtgtgttagaATTTAGATCTGAGGTGGCAGTTTCGAGGCTTTTTCTGAAAATAGGAGCTTTTCCTTCTTTGAGAATGATTCCTGGTCCGTCTCTTCCCAGCGTGAGCGATGGGGCCCACAGTTCTAACGCAGGGGGTCCAGGGCGGGAACTGGAGGGAACATGATTTCCTGACGACCAGGAGGCAGTCCGAGGTCTAGGAGGAGGGGAGTCTTCATCTGTTAGAAACCTCACTGACTTTGCCCGCTATgggaacaaaacatttttcgTAAGGCACATGCAGAACAGTGATCATAAAACTAGTGTAAAAACAATGCACATAGAGTACTTAACTTCAGACAAATGCATGCTAATTTCTCTTACAATAAATTATCTGCATGACATTACCTTCTCTGTATTATTCTTGTGTGAGTCAGGTCTGACTAAAATAGAGTGAGGCCCATTAGGAGGCTGTCTGTCTTGCTGAAATCTTGCCTCGCGTGAAGCAGTGAAGTCCCTGTCCATAAAAACTGCAGCAGCAGAGGGCGCTGCTGGCTCAGTCATCCAGCCCCGTGGTCTGCCAGAGTTGGACAGGATGCTGCTGTACTTCTTTCTCTGCAGGGCAGGTGAGTAGCCGGACGCCTGAACTTGTGCAAAGTGATGTGAGTTGGACAGGGCGTTCAGATTGGACGTATGGGAGAAATGGTTTGAGgctgaaaaacatttaataggAATTTATTGACAACATTGCAAACTCTCTAATTTAAATTAAGCAAGAAAGTAGATGTGGTTGTTTAGCACCCACCTCTATGAGGGTTAAAGACGCGTCTTACAGTGTCCCAACCTTGTGAACCCCCATAAAGGGACGGTTTCCCAGCGCCAGTGGATGACATTGTATGCTGTGCTTCATTTGGCACAGATGGGACCTGTCCTGTTGAGTATATCGCTCCATCAGAGTTTACCCTATCAAGAGCAAGGACCACAGCAGGATTCTTGGCAGCTGTGGGTTTCTTTCCAGCCACTGTGTTGTACTGTGAGGACGCATTAGCTGCTTTGCTCTCCAGAAGTCTGGCCGAGGTTCTGCAGTGAGGCCATGAGACACTTAGTACATACTGAATATCACCGTTAAGTTTCTACAAACAACACACCAGcttcagtgttttatttatgctttgtgattcatttaaatgtatgcatgatGACATGTTGCCATGCCCACACTAAATTACTGTccaaatgcaaatgtaatttaGCTCCCACTTTCTGCAGTCAGGGATCACAGCCTCTCACCTGAGCACAGGCGTGATGTAGTTGCTGGGCAGAATGCCCACTTTGCCTGTTCTGAGCGATAACCCACGCAGCCAGCCTTCTTTGAACTTTCCGTAAACTCCAACCATCTCTCCTTTTCTCAGCTCCAGCTCCTCAGGTCGTCGTGGTTTGTAGGAGTACAGGACGGCACACCTGAGGAGTCACACACAGGGGTTTGTATATGTTACTACCAAAATTTGTACTATATATTATATCCATATTATGCTGCCTTTTTATGGGTATTTGAATGCTTCTTGTGTCTTTTTCTATTCATATCATGCACCTTTGATCTGACATTATCATATCATCAACAtaatgttgaaaacagtgaCTCACACACTGATGGAGAGCTGCTGCGTAGAGGAGTTTTTGCTGTCTGCAGAGGCAGAGGACATTTGGGGATTTACCAGAGCCATAGCGATGTTGGGTGGAGTCTCACTGGTCATCTTCTTCTCACTCTGTAATGGATGGAAATCATTACATGGAATCCAGATGGTGAAGCATGTATTACATAATTACCATTATTTAAGAATTTCTTGTATTTTCTATTTGCAAACAGGCTTGCCTCAAATTTCCCCTTTGAGggacaaatagaaaaaaggtatttaaattaaataaatggcaCAGCCATGCTTTGAATGCTAAtgccagcatgctaacatgcttgcTGCTAGCATGTGTAGGTTTGGCATGTGTGTTTCCCATGATCATGgtcttacttttactttgtatCAACGTGTGGGACATTAATGCATGTACCAACATTAAATGGCAATCCCTCCAATAGTTGTgaagatgttttattaaagccCAAATTGTCAAACCGCTTAGGGCGCTTgcggaaaagtcaggggattaGCAAAGTCAATAGAAATTAGCATCTCATaatttttgagatatttcagtctggatcaaagtggtGTAGTGACCAGAGATGTCTATACTGGGAAGACAGGAACTTAGGAACTTAGACTGCTGAAGCCTCATACTAATTTCAGATAAACTTTGGAATATATTTCTGCAAGGAATCCGGATTGTGGATTTTTGTTCCCTAATCAGGAAAGAAAATTTCATTGGCCATTATGAAAGGGAGTcatatgggtgcccgctctatCAACTGAACTATCAGGGCGCCCAAGcaaaaactatttcaaaggaaatgtgtgtattgttttaagACAAAGAGTAAGACATAATTccattttcatcatttaataTCTTCCCTCTCATAATGTTGAACATGTCTCCAATAGGTGTCCAATTGGGTTGACATATGGTGACAGCCTACGCAATAGCAAATGAATAGATTGCGTCCTTTTCTTACTCATAAACTATTCAGCAACCCCTTGGGGTCTCAGggttttcctttaatttttcaaCCTTCTGTAAATTAGATATTAGTATATTAGATTCGTTGGATCAGCTTTTTAAATTCTCATTCATCAACACAGAAATAATGatgtatacattttacattttcttaaatacagtaaaagtaaTTTATCTTCATAGATTTGAACTGCTCTTTTTAAAGCTGAGAAACTCTGACAGGTTTGAAGTCAGCGGTCTGTGAGTCAGGTCATTGACGCGCAGGGAGTGACACACTGAGGTGTGTCTCAAAACCGTTAACGCCACAGTTAGCGCCAGAAACATAATCCCTAATTACTTTGTGGTCAAACTGAAATGGGCCTTTTAGTTAGACCTTCATTATTTACTTAGCATTTTCTCCTCCGTTCAaacaccccccacacacatcaGGTTTTCTTATATTGTTACAGAGAAAGGCATAGATAACTTTACCCCTGCTTCTTATCTCCACAGTGATGTCTACAGAGTGTTGCTGCTATTTATAGCACTACCACTCAACCTATGCTTAAAGTATTAATGGTGGCCAGTATGCCCGGGTTCACTCTATACAGCATGTGCCTGGATCCCTGCAGCTCTGCCACCATTAAGCTGCAATGCATTCACACTGTATTTCA carries:
- the sh3rf2 gene encoding E3 ubiquitin-protein ligase SH3RF1 isoform X2, whose translation is MEELALSALLECPLCFEPLDVSAKVLPCQHTFCMSCLQMQETVHSQLLCPECRTPVSARMVEELPANVLLVQLLQGLRGPQGPSRDRQTDRYAVPLVRGGLRVREGQQQQQQQEESQHRQKQGHNELALRAVMRNQRDDSSEEPVLAPANGITPKHKVDKSWCHGNTGDSSSASVTGSTLQAFSRMPQPLQQSQPPALCRALHDFNPEERNLEDSKYCLSFLKGDILSVIRRVDEHWIEAKLGEKVGIFPLQFTEHLSQHQSTPPRLLAGTYSPACLPVQQVVGPNPAAAKLLEGKNRRRSDSAEFQHRTGSGGKDKTTDASNRTTHYRVLQVPAKTPMINALPLSNQRKQPAASSNNFYPTTKGETTNTSSFDLQGRQQHLSVSLAARGHSHPSRVNSQRIRRLSDTTHRHLLQSEKKMTSETPPNIAMALVNPQMSSASADSKNSSTQQLSISVCAVLYSYKPRRPEELELRKGEMVGVYGKFKEGWLRGLSLRTGKVGILPSNYITPVLRTSARLLESKAANASSQYNTVAGKKPTAAKNPAVVLALDRVNSDGAIYSTGQVPSVPNEAQHTMSSTGAGKPSLYGGSQGWDTVRRVFNPHRASNHFSHTSNLNALSNSHHFAQVQASGYSPALQRKKYSSILSNSGRPRGWMTEPAAPSAAAVFMDRDFTASREARFQQDRQPPNGPHSILVRPDSHKNNTEKRAKSVRFLTDEDSPPPRPRTASWSSGNHVPSSSRPGPPALELWAPSLTLGRDGPGIILKEGKAPIFRKSLETATSDLNSNTQKPMLSQPSLTAVSAQFSPSRHRVTTTHLAQTDSELSLLQGELVLVHRPRPDGRVLITQESNGQTGLFHSIVLQVLERLS
- the sh3rf2 gene encoding E3 ubiquitin-protein ligase SH3RF1 isoform X1, giving the protein MLDCIVSDAAGALVPKRAGSFKMEELALSALLECPLCFEPLDVSAKVLPCQHTFCMSCLQMQETVHSQLLCPECRTPVSARMVEELPANVLLVQLLQGLRGPQGPSRDRQTDRYAVPLVRGGLRVREGQQQQQQQEESQHRQKQGHNELALRAVMRNQRDDSSEEPVLAPANGITPKHKVDKSWCHGNTGDSSSASVTGSTLQAFSRMPQPLQQSQPPALCRALHDFNPEERNLEDSKYCLSFLKGDILSVIRRVDEHWIEAKLGEKVGIFPLQFTEHLSQHQSTPPRLLAGTYSPACLPVQQVVGPNPAAAKLLEGKNRRRSDSAEFQHRTGSGGKDKTTDASNRTTHYRVLQVPAKTPMINALPLSNQRKQPAASSNNFYPTTKGETTNTSSFDLQGRQQHLSVSLAARGHSHPSRVNSQRIRRLSDTTHRHLLQSEKKMTSETPPNIAMALVNPQMSSASADSKNSSTQQLSISVCAVLYSYKPRRPEELELRKGEMVGVYGKFKEGWLRGLSLRTGKVGILPSNYITPVLRTSARLLESKAANASSQYNTVAGKKPTAAKNPAVVLALDRVNSDGAIYSTGQVPSVPNEAQHTMSSTGAGKPSLYGGSQGWDTVRRVFNPHRASNHFSHTSNLNALSNSHHFAQVQASGYSPALQRKKYSSILSNSGRPRGWMTEPAAPSAAAVFMDRDFTASREARFQQDRQPPNGPHSILVRPDSHKNNTEKRAKSVRFLTDEDSPPPRPRTASWSSGNHVPSSSRPGPPALELWAPSLTLGRDGPGIILKEGKAPIFRKSLETATSDLNSNTQKPMLSQPSLTAVSAQFSPSRHRVTTTHLAQTDSELSLLQGELVLVHRPRPDGRVLITQESNGQTGLFHSIVLQVLERLS
- the sh3rf2 gene encoding E3 ubiquitin-protein ligase SH3RF1 isoform X3 codes for the protein MLDCIVSDAAGALVPKRAGSFKMEELALSALLECPLCFEPLDVSAKVLPCQHTFCMSCLQMQETVHSQLLCPECRTPVSARMVEELPANVLLVQLLQGLRGPQGPSRDRQTDRYAVPLVRGGLRVREGQQQQQQQEESQHRQKQGHNELALRAVMRNQRDDSSEEPVLAPANGITPKHKVDKSWCHGNTGDSSSASVTGSTLQAFSRMPQPLQQSQPPALCRALHDFNPEERNLEDSKYCLSFLKGDILSVIRRVDEHWIEAKLGEKVGIFPLQFTEPNPAAAKLLEGKNRRRSDSAEFQHRTGSGGKDKTTDASNRTTHYRVLQVPAKTPMINALPLSNQRKQPAASSNNFYPTTKGETTNTSSFDLQGRQQHLSVSLAARGHSHPSRVNSQRIRRLSDTTHRHLLQSEKKMTSETPPNIAMALVNPQMSSASADSKNSSTQQLSISVCAVLYSYKPRRPEELELRKGEMVGVYGKFKEGWLRGLSLRTGKVGILPSNYITPVLRTSARLLESKAANASSQYNTVAGKKPTAAKNPAVVLALDRVNSDGAIYSTGQVPSVPNEAQHTMSSTGAGKPSLYGGSQGWDTVRRVFNPHRASNHFSHTSNLNALSNSHHFAQVQASGYSPALQRKKYSSILSNSGRPRGWMTEPAAPSAAAVFMDRDFTASREARFQQDRQPPNGPHSILVRPDSHKNNTEKRAKSVRFLTDEDSPPPRPRTASWSSGNHVPSSSRPGPPALELWAPSLTLGRDGPGIILKEGKAPIFRKSLETATSDLNSNTQKPMLSQPSLTAVSAQFSPSRHRVTTTHLAQTDSELSLLQGELVLVHRPRPDGRVLITQESNGQTGLFHSIVLQVLERLS
- the sh3rf2 gene encoding E3 ubiquitin-protein ligase SH3RF1 isoform X4, which produces MRNQRDDSSEEPVLAPANGITPKHKVDKSWCHGNTGDSSSASVTGSTLQAFSRMPQPLQQSQPPALCRALHDFNPEERNLEDSKYCLSFLKGDILSVIRRVDEHWIEAKLGEKVGIFPLQFTEHLSQHQSTPPRLLAGTYSPACLPVQQVVGPNPAAAKLLEGKNRRRSDSAEFQHRTGSGGKDKTTDASNRTTHYRVLQVPAKTPMINALPLSNQRKQPAASSNNFYPTTKGETTNTSSFDLQGRQQHLSVSLAARGHSHPSRVNSQRIRRLSDTTHRHLLQSEKKMTSETPPNIAMALVNPQMSSASADSKNSSTQQLSISVCAVLYSYKPRRPEELELRKGEMVGVYGKFKEGWLRGLSLRTGKVGILPSNYITPVLRTSARLLESKAANASSQYNTVAGKKPTAAKNPAVVLALDRVNSDGAIYSTGQVPSVPNEAQHTMSSTGAGKPSLYGGSQGWDTVRRVFNPHRASNHFSHTSNLNALSNSHHFAQVQASGYSPALQRKKYSSILSNSGRPRGWMTEPAAPSAAAVFMDRDFTASREARFQQDRQPPNGPHSILVRPDSHKNNTEKRAKSVRFLTDEDSPPPRPRTASWSSGNHVPSSSRPGPPALELWAPSLTLGRDGPGIILKEGKAPIFRKSLETATSDLNSNTQKPMLSQPSLTAVSAQFSPSRHRVTTTHLAQTDSELSLLQGELVLVHRPRPDGRVLITQESNGQTGLFHSIVLQVLERLS